In the genome of Ptychodera flava strain L36383 chromosome 13, AS_Pfla_20210202, whole genome shotgun sequence, one region contains:
- the LOC139147861 gene encoding uncharacterized protein, translating into MVTGYLESIVFATVLLLCNTVPVKGQCSSSTLELAATSSEKVITSPNFPNPYSADSMCSWKLSAASSDHRISLTVTDSTLEDPYSGDCAYDYVVVRDGATSSSDVLVQWCGTDNPRSITSSGSDLFVEFVSDSATQQTGFSLKYQSFELGSCPLNWYGNSTHCYRMRTDVTDWDTAQTHCMNDASNLASVLDDEEAEYLQSTFASPWSYTWIGLERYSADSTVELKWIDRSVYEYHNWTSGYPEAWDGDEKCAVFDISDGSWLVQSCYNDFAFVCKRNIDGTTQRYAPGGQPIEEGGKMAFSLWGIILICAIGVLAIIGVQAAVRWKISQRNQTAPESMKDEEEGTASTARHKTSSRATNGSTPSRESPRKLGWETNSQHSSQYEHGGTRGLPPLLNELDKMEKTRRKKRRKKLPPVRQASKKRSPKEHRGAITPTPVGVAAMETPPGTVEESARVFVRTSPQRKRSSKTSSLVGVERSHSFDM; encoded by the exons tCCTACTTTTGTGCAATACCGTTCCAGTGAAAG GACAATGCTCGTCGTCGACTTTGGAGTTGGCCGCCACAAGTTCAGAGAAAGTGATCACCTCGCCAAACTTCCCAAATCCTTACTCGGCCGACTCCATGTGTTCATGGAAGTTGTCGGCCGCATCAAGCGACCACAGAATAAGTTTGACCGTCACAGATAGCACACTGGAAGACCCGTATTCAGGAGACTGTGCCTATGACTATGTCGTTGTCAGGGATG GTGCTACTTCCAGCTCAGACGTGTTGGTGCAGTGGTGTGGAACCGATAATCCCCGATCTATCACGAGCTCTGGCTCCGACTTGTTCGTTGAGTTTGTCAGCGACTCGGCAACGCAACAGACCGGGTTCTCCTTGAAGTATCAGAGCTTTG AGCTGGGTAGCTGCCCTCTCAATTGGTATGGAAATTCGACTCACTGCTATCGAATGAGAACCGATGTCACAGATTGGGACACTGCGCAGACTCACTGCATGAACGACGCGTCGAATCTTGCCTCCGTGCTGGATGACGAAGAGGCCGAATATCTGCAGT CGACATTTGCTTCGCCTTGGAGTTACACATGGATTGGGCTTGAAAGATACTCGGCAGATTCCACCGTCGAGTTAAAATGGATTGATCGCTCAGTGTATGAGTATCACAA CTGGACGTCAGGGTACCCAGAAGCGTGGGATGGCGATGAAAAATGTGCAGTCTTCGATATAAGCGATGGTTCCTGGCTTGTACAATCTTGTTACAACGATTTTGCATTTGTCTGCAAGCGGAACATAG ATGGCACCACGCAACGTTACGCGCCGGGAGGGCAGCCCATCGAAGAAG GTGGGAAGATGGCCTTCAGTCTCTGGGGAATTATACTAATTTGCGCCATCGGTGTGCTGGCAATAATCGGTGTACAGGCTGCGGTCCGCTGGAAAATCTCCCAGAGAAACCAGACGGCACCGGAGAGTATGAAGGACGAAGAAGAGGGGACTGCGTCGACAGCCAGACATAAGACGTCTTCTCGAGCGACGAACGGTAGTACGCCTAGCAGGGAAAGTCCACGCAAGCTGGGTTGGGAGACCAACTCCCAGCACAGCAGTCAGTACGAACATGGCGGAACCAGGGGCTTGCCGCCGTTACTCAACGAATTggacaaaatggaaaaaacacGGCGGAAGAAGCGGAGAAAGAAACTGCCGCCCGTTCGGCAAGCGTCGAAGAAACGATCGCCGAAGGAGCATCGCGGCGCCATCACGCCCACTCCTGTGGGCGTTGCTGCCATGGAAACTCCCCCGGGGACCGTCGAAGAGAGCGCTCGCGTCTTTGTGCGCACTTCACCACAGCGAAAAAGATCATCAAAAACGTCATCCCTTGTCGGTGTTGAACGCTCGCACTCATTTGATATGTGA